A segment of the Bartonella henselae str. Houston-1 genome:
TGGCTTTCAAAAATAACAAAATTTACCAATAAAATAAGGAGATTAATCAGATTTATAATAACACCATGAGAAACATTAAAGTGCTAGGCAAACGGCTTGCAACTGAAAAAAAGAGCATCATAAAAAATGAGATAATCCCCCAAAATGCTGAAAAGAAATTTTTTGCTTAACTTTCACAAAAGTTAAGCCCTCCTTCTCTTCAATAGTGCAGATCATAAGCATATCGATTATTTCAGTAGCTCTATTTTCCCATGGAGCGATACTAAACATTTCCTTTAGAAAGAGCTCTTTCACAATCTTTGCATGAATCTCTACAGTTAAAAAAGAATAAATGCTGTAAAAATATACAAAAACAAATGATTTTTAAATACTTTAAACATAGCTTCTTTTGCTCCTCTTTTTCTTCACCGAAAAAGTGCAAGACTATTCACGTTTATAAAAACTAAAATCGTCTTTAAAAAGTTATTTCAATACACAAAATACAATGTGATATAGTGCACAAAAGATGCCCTTTCATAAGGAAATACATTATGTATGCAATATGAAGACATAATTACAATTTCCAAAATAAAAAACATGAAGGAGAAGTGCTAGAAGAAGCTAACAGGAAACTGCGTTTTGAAGGTTCCTCTTAAGTAATCTCGTTGAAATATCAGCTCACTATGAAAAACGATATTGAAAATCATTGCGTATAGATAGAAAACACACAATTATTTTATTAAAAGACTACAAGCTCAAATTAAGCACTATCACTCATCTCTACCAAAGAATCATCACTAAAAACTTTGAGAAAATTCATTTCAGCATAAGAGAGAATAATAGATTATTAAGCACTTTCAAACGCAAATCAAAAAACTCAATACTTCACTCTTTTTGTTCAATCTTAAAAAGACGATCTTCCTTATGATGACACAAAAGAGATTGTTATAGATAAAAGAAGTATACTATGCTTGCGTTTCTTCATCATTTTTTTATCCTTTACATTTTACTAATTTTGGTAAGTGTAATATCACCTAAAATGAAAAATCTCCCTCACTTTCAAATAAAGCGTATCATTCTTCGTAACATCCCCCGATCAACCTGTTATCAAAATGGAAACAAGATATTGATTTATAAAGATAATTTATCGTTTTTTTAACTTGAATAAAAATTCAAACTATTGTAAGGTTCTTTCATTTAACCTTCTCTCATAGTAAATCACTCAAAATCCTTCATTTGCATATCACAAGCGTGGTTCGCGTGTAGGTAAAGACTCTCCAAGAAAGAAGTAAAAATGTCCCTTATGAAGTGTCTCAAATAGCAAGGATTTTCGGCAACATTTTGAATTGACGAAAAGAATGATGTTATCATCTCGCACGCTTAATAAGCTTAAAGATGGAGATACCCAATAATTTACCATTATATCCTTCACGGACTCTGTCGTGAAAGTGGCTTTTGTGCACTAACAAATATTTCTAAAGCAAGCACGTGAATATGCAAAAATTGCACCATACAATAATGCAAAACATCTATGCTTTTAGTCCCCATCTTAAACCCCATTTTAATCATTGTATCAGCTGTTCAAAGGTGTTTGCTCCTCATCGCGTTATGAGCACATCAAGCTCTCTCCAATTACGCGACTCCATCTGATAAAGGTTCTATGCATTACCTTACAATCATTTTTCCTCACAAACACCAAAATCTGTTAATACACTACATAAAATTGGCAAAAGTAAAATTGCTCAACAAACCTTTCTATCCTTTTGTCACATTTATACAATTGCCTTAGTAAAGGGAACAGGAACCTTGATTAAAAACAAAATCTGTATCACCCTAGTCTTTGCAGCAATCTGCTTCTTTTCTTCAAATACTTCAACAAAAATACTTTAAGTATTCTCTCCATAGAACAAAAAGAAAAATATTTGCACTTTCATCTAAACTTGAGTTTTTAAGAGACAAATGAGAAAAATTTATTTTTTAAGCTATAATCTAGAGTATTTTTAGTAACCTTGAATGCTCACTTTACAAAAACAAAAGCATTCATTCAAAAAGTCTCACAAAAACAGCTACTCTTTGAATATTTCAAATTATATCAAAAATTGAAGTGATTTTTTTAAAGAATGTTTCCACTCTTTTTGACAAAGCTTTCCTTATCCATTACATAGATATTTCCTCCCTAGTCTATCGCATAGATATTTGATGTGAAAATGCTTTTATTTGCGTTTCTCTGTCATATAGATTAAAATCGATAAAGGGGACTCCACCATCTTTATCCATTCAGCATCTTTTGACTTTTTTGTGCAATAAATTCATGATATCTGATATACCTTTCCTTGCTCTTTTACCCTTGGGCGCACATGAATATCACGGAGATCATCTCCCCTTTGAAACCGACTGGATTATTGCAGAAGCTTTTGCAAAAGCGCTTACTGTAAAGACGAAAAAGCAATTTCATATCGCGCTCTTACCGGTTGAAAAGATCGGCTATTCGATAGAACATATGGATGTCTCTGGCACCCAAACACTCACCTTTTCTGAGGCTATCGAACGATGGATAAACATTGGTGAGGACTGCTATCGTAAAGGTATCAAGCGTTTTCTTCTTCTCAACGCTCATGGAGGCAATTCACCTTTAATGAGCATTGTGATCACCGAATTACGAAAGCGTTTTTCCATGCTAGCGGTAGCGACAAGCTGGACACGTTTTGGGCTGCCGCACGGTTTAATGCATCCGTCTCAACACCATCTTGATATCCATGGAGGGTTTATTGAAACCTCCTTAATGCTCTATTTAGCACCAGAAAAAGTGCATATGGAAAAGGCCAAAAATTTTTATAATAAGCAAGCTGATATGATTGCCAATTATCAGTATTTACGCGCTTATGGTCCCCATGCCTTTGGATGGACAATGCGTGATCTTAACCTACAGGGAGCAGCAGGCAAGGCACGTGAAGCAACATCACAAGCAGGAAAAGCCATTTTTTCTCATGTTCTTGGTGGGCTTCGTGGTTTACTTGATGATATTAATCGATTTAAAATAGACGCATTATAATAAAAAGGCGCAACCATGGAAAAGACGCAAAATACGCCCAATAAACTTCCTGTTACAGTTCTTACAGGATATCTTGGCTCAGGAAAAACCACTCTTCTCAATCGCATTCTCAGTGAAAACCACGGCAAACGTTATGCAGTCATTGTCAATGAATTTGGTGAAATTGGCATTGATAATGACCTTATCGTTGAATCAGATGAAGAAATTTATGAAATGAATAATGGCTGTGTTTGCTGTACCGTACGCGGCGATCTTATTCGCATTCTAGAAAGTCTGATGCGACGCTCTCACCGATTTGATGCTATCATTATAGAAACAACAGGGCTTGCTGATCCGGTTCCTGTTGCACAAACTTTTTTTATGGATGATACGGTGAATACAAAAACAGCTCTCGACAGTGTCATAGCAGTCGTTGATGCAAAGCATCTTTCACTCCAACTTAAAAAAAGCCGAGAAGCTGAAGAGCAAATTGCCTTCGCTGATATCATTCTTTTAAATAAGATTGATCTTGTAAGTGTAAAAGAACGTGCACAGGCTGAATCACTCATTCTGGCAATTAATCCACGAGCTGTGATTTATGCAACAGAGCGTACGAACATCCCTCTTGATAAACTCCTCGATCGTGGTTCATTTGACCTCCAACGTGTTTTAGAGAATGATCACCATTTTCTTGATCACCAGCATTTCGACCATGTATGTGGTCCCGATTGCAATCATGATCATACACATCATCATACATCTGTCCTTCATGATATTACGATAACTTCTGTAAGTTTAAAAACAGGTGCCCTTCAACCAGAAAAGTTTTTTCCATGGATCCAACAAATTACTCAGCAAAAAGGTCCTGATATTTTGCGTTTAAAGGGGATTATCGCCTTTCAAGGAGATGATGATCGTTATGTTATTCAAGGCATACACATGATCCTGGAAGGACAACACCAACGTCCATGGCGTGAAGATGAAAAACGTGAAAGCCGACTTGTTTTTATTGGCCGCACTCTTGATGCTAAACAGCTTAAGACTGGTTTTGAAAATTGTGCATAAGGGAGTAACAATGCCAAGCATTACCAATTA
Coding sequences within it:
- a CDS encoding creatininase family protein — encoded protein: MISDIPFLALLPLGAHEYHGDHLPFETDWIIAEAFAKALTVKTKKQFHIALLPVEKIGYSIEHMDVSGTQTLTFSEAIERWINIGEDCYRKGIKRFLLLNAHGGNSPLMSIVITELRKRFSMLAVATSWTRFGLPHGLMHPSQHHLDIHGGFIETSLMLYLAPEKVHMEKAKNFYNKQADMIANYQYLRAYGPHAFGWTMRDLNLQGAAGKAREATSQAGKAIFSHVLGGLRGLLDDINRFKIDAL
- a CDS encoding CobW family GTP-binding protein; translated protein: MEKTQNTPNKLPVTVLTGYLGSGKTTLLNRILSENHGKRYAVIVNEFGEIGIDNDLIVESDEEIYEMNNGCVCCTVRGDLIRILESLMRRSHRFDAIIIETTGLADPVPVAQTFFMDDTVNTKTALDSVIAVVDAKHLSLQLKKSREAEEQIAFADIILLNKIDLVSVKERAQAESLILAINPRAVIYATERTNIPLDKLLDRGSFDLQRVLENDHHFLDHQHFDHVCGPDCNHDHTHHHTSVLHDITITSVSLKTGALQPEKFFPWIQQITQQKGPDILRLKGIIAFQGDDDRYVIQGIHMILEGQHQRPWREDEKRESRLVFIGRTLDAKQLKTGFENCA